In Drosophila simulans strain w501 chromosome 3R, Prin_Dsim_3.1, whole genome shotgun sequence, a single window of DNA contains:
- the LOC6727939 gene encoding indole-3-acetaldehyde oxidase encodes MAGRITINGTSHEVNLAALPADISLNTFIREYAGLTGTKFMCQEGGCGVCVCTLTGIHPETGEPRTWAVNSCLTLLNTCLGLEVTTSEGLGNKRVGYHAIQQRLAKMNGTQCGYCSPGIVMNMYGLLKSKGGKVTMEEVENSFGGNICRCTGYRPILDAMKSFAVNSNIQVPAECIDIEDLSTKQCPKTGQACSGSCKKQQPKSSQLYPDGSRWSWPESLGDLFAALQGAVKEKLPYMLVAGNTAHGVYRRRPDIKAFIDVSGLAELKGHKLSADNSTLTLGGNLSLSETMELCRQLEKTKGFEYLSQVWQHLDWIANVPVRNAGTLAGNLSIKHAHPEFPSDVFIVLEALDAQVIVQEAVDKQQTVSLTSYLGSSMEGKIIRGLVLRAYPKERFAFDSYKIMPRAQNAHAYVNAAFLVEFTADSKVKSARICFGGIHPEFVHATAIENLIQGKNPFENGLVEKAFGQLSTLLQPDAVLPDASPVYRRKLACGLFYKFLLKVAAQRKQGLGSRFVTGGSLLKRPVSSGQQSFETFQEHYPVTKATEKHEGLIQCSGEATYSNDLPTQHNQLWAAFVTAKKVGAKVTKVDTQPALDLPGVVAYLDAKDIPGPNYVGPKIRDDFFFPNDEELFATGVIKFYGQPVGIILANSNSLANRAAELVKLTYEGGAEEILPTLKAVLDKVGSEAGNNKRLEQPIKSTIEVLQLEEPFDVSSSGQLDMGLQYHYYMEPQTTVVLPFEGGLQVYTATQWMDLTQDTIANVLNLKSNDVQVKTRRIGGGYGGKATRCNLAAAAAALAAHKLNRPIRFVQSLESIMTSLGKRWAFHCDYDFFVQKSGKISGIVSRFYEDAGYLSNESPIGHTVLLSKNCYEFSDNYKLDGYLVCTDSPSNTPCRAPGSVEGIAMMENIIEHIAFETGLDPADVRFANLLPAHKMGDMMPRFLESTKYRERKADAIAHNKENRWHKRGLGLCIMEYQIGYFGQYPATVAIYHSDGTVVVSHGGIEMGQGMNTKISQVVAHTLGIPMEQVRIEASDTINGANSMVTGGAVGSETLCFAVRKACETLNERLKPVREEVKPENWQDLIQEAYNRKINLIASDQCKQGDMDPYSVCGLCLTEVELDVLTGNYIVGRVDILEDTGESLNPNVDIGQIEGAFMMGLGYWTSEQVIADPKTGECLTNRTWTYKPPGAKDIPTDLRIELLPKSPNKAGFMRSKATGEPAICLSIAVAFALQQALQSARDDAGVPKSWVTLTAPMTPEHLVLHSGTEPSQFKLN; translated from the exons ATGGCTGGAAGAATTACAATCAACGGCACCAGCCACGAAG TCAACCTGGCTGCCCTGCCGGCTGATATCTCGCTGAACACTTTCATCCGAGAGTATGCCGGATTAACGGGCACGAAGTTCATGTGCCAGGAGGGCGGATGCGGTGTCTGCGTCTGCACCCTGACTGGGATTCATCCGGAGACCGGAGAGCCGCGCACCTGGGCGGTCAACTCGTGCCTCACGCTGCTGAACACGTGCTTGGGCCTGGAGGTTACCACCTCGGAGGGATTGGGCAACAAGCGGGTCGGCTACCATGCCATCCAGCAGCGACTGGCCAAGATGAACGGCACCCAGTGCGGCTACTGCTCGCCGGGAATCGTGATGAACATGTACGGCCTGCTGAAGTCCAAGGGCGGCAAGGTCACgatggaggaggtggagaacTCCTTTGGAGGCAACATCTGTCGCTGCACTGGCTATCGTCCCATTCTTGACGCCATGAAGTCCTTTGCCGTGAACAGCAACATCCAGGTGCCTGCTGAGTGCATTGACATTGAAGACCTGAGCACCAAACAGTGTCCCAAGACTGGCCAAGCCTGCTCCGGCAGCTGCAAGAAGCAGCAGCCCAAGAGCAGCCAACTGTATCCAGATGGCAGCCGCTGGAGTTGGCCGGAGAGCCTGGGTGACCTTTTTGCCGCTCTGCAGGGAGCAGTCAAGGAGAAGCTGCCCTACATGCTGGTGGCTGGAAACACGGCTCACGGCGTCTATAGACGTCGTCCGGACATTAAGGCATTCATCGATGTATCCGGCTTGGCGGAGCTCAAGGGTCATAAGCTGAGCGCGGATAACTCAACCCTAACTCTCGGTGGAAATTTGAGCCTCAGCGAAACCATGGAGCTGTGCCGCCAGTTGGAGAAGACGAAAGGCTTCGAGTACTTGTCTCAGGTGTGGCAACACCTCGATTGGATCGCTAATGTTCCAGTGCGCAAT GCCGGCACCTTGGCGGGCAACCTGTCCATCAAGCATGCCCACCCGGAGTTCCCCTCGGATGTGTTCATCGTCCTGGAGGCCCTAGATGCCCAAGTGATTGTCCAGGAGGCGGTGGACAAGCAGCAGACTGTCAGCCTGACCAGCTATCTTGGCTCTTCCATGGAAGGAAAGATTATCCGTGGTTTGGTGCTGCGCGCGTATCCGAAGGAGCGGTTTGCATTTGACTCCTACAAG ATTATGCCCCGTGCGCAGAATGCCCATGCCTATGTGAATGCTGCTTTCCTCGTGGAATTCACGGCAGACTCCAAGGTGAAATCAGCTCGCATTTGCTTCGGTGGCATCCATCCCGAATTCGTGCATGCCACAGCGATTGAGAACTTGATTCAGGGCAAGAATCCCTTCGAGAACGGATTGGTGGAGAAGGCCTTCGGGCAGCTGTCCACCCTGCTCCAGCCAGATGCCGTTCTTCCGGATGCCTCACCTGTCTACCGACGCAAGTTGGCCTGTGGTCTTTTCTACAAGTTCCTCTTGAAGGTAGCGGCTCAGCGAAAGCAGGGTTTGGGCAGTCGATTCGTCACAGGCGGTTCTCTCCTGAAACGTCCCGTGTCAAGTGGCCAGCAGAGTTTTGAGACCTTCCAGGAGCACTACCCGGTGACCAAGGCAACGGAGAAGCACGAGGGTCTGATCCAGTGTTCTGGCGAAGCCACCTACTCCAACGATCTGCCCACCCAGCACAACCAGTTGTGGGCTGCGTTTGTCACCGCGAAGAAGGTGGGCGCCAAAGTCACCAAAGTGGATACGCAACCAGCTCTGGATCTACCCGGGGTGGTGGCGTACCTCGACGCCAAGGACATTCCGGGACCCAACTACGTTGGGCCCAAAATCCGCGACGACTTTTTCTTCCCCAATGATGAGGAACTATTCGCCACAGGAGTGATTAAGTTTTATGGTCAGCCTGTGGGCATAATTCTAGCCAACTCCAATTCGCTGGCCAATCGGGCAGCAGAGCTGGTGAAACTGACCTACGAGGGCGGAGCGGAAGAGATACTACCCACCTTGAAGGCAGTGCTAGACAAAGTTGGATCCGAAGCTGGCAATAACAAGCGGTTGGAGCAGCCCATCAAGTCCACCATCGAGGTCCTCCAGCTAGAGGAACCTTTCGATGTGAGCTCCTCCGGCCAACTGGATATGGGACTCCAGTACCACTACTACATGGAACCGCAGACAACAGTGGTTCTGCCTTTCGAGGGCGGCTTGCAGGTGTACACTGCCACCCAGTGGATGGACCTAACCCAGGACACCATCGCCAATGTGCTGAACCTCAAGTCCAACGATGTTCAGGTAAAGACGCGTCGTATTGGAGGTGGATATGGAGGCAAGGCCACACGATGCAATttggctgctgccgctgctgctctggCTGCTCACAAGCTGAACAGACCCATTAGATTCGTCCAGTCCCTGGAGTCCATCATGACCAGTCTGGGCAAACGCTGGGCCTTCCATTGCGACTACGACTTCTTCGTTCAGAAATCCGGAAAGATTTCTGGTATCGTAAGTCGATTCTACGAGGATGCTGGATATCTGTCCAACGAATCACCCATTGGTCACACCGTTTTGCTATCCAAGAATTGCTACGAGTTCAGCGACAACTACAAACTGGATGGCTACTTAGTCTGCACAGATTCGCCATCGAATACTCCGTGCCGTGCTCCTGGCTCCGTGGAGGGCATTGCCATGATGGAAAATATCATCGAGCACATCGCCTTCGAGACTGGACTGGATCCGGCTGACGTGCGTTTCGCCAATTTGCTACCCGCCCATAAAATGGGCGACATGATGCCGCGATTCCTGGAAAGTACCAAGTACAGGGAACGCAAGGCGGACGCTATAGCCCACAACAAGGAGAACCGCTGGCACAAGCGCGGATTGGGTCTGTGTATCATGGAGTACCAGATCGGTTACTTCGGACAATACCCCGCTACGGTGGCTATCTACCACAGCGATGGCACCGTGGTGGTCTCCCATGGAGGCATTGAAATGGGTCAAG GCATGAACACCAAGATCTCACAGGTGGTGGCCCACACCCTGGGCATTCCGATGGAACAGGTACGCATCGAGGCCAGCGATACCATCAATGGAGCCAACTCCATGGTCACCGGAGGGGCCGTGGGAAGTGAAACCCTCTGCTTTGCAGTCCGCAAGGCGTGCGAGACTCTCAACGAGCGATTGAAGCCCGTGCGCGAGGAGGTGAAGCCCGAGAATTGGCAGGACCTCATCCAGGAGGCCTACAACCGCAAGATCAATCTGATCGCCAGCGATCAGTGCAAGCAGGGCGACATGGATCCGTACTCCGTATGCGGTCTCTGCCTCACCGAGGTGGAGTTGGATGTCCTCACCGGCAACTACATTGTGGGCCGAGTGGACATCCTGGAGGACACTGGCGAGAGTCTGAATCCCAATGTGGACATTGGCCAGATCGAGGGCGCCTTCATGATGGGCTTGGGCTACTGGACTAGCGAGCAAGTGATTGCGGATCCAAAGACGGGCGAGTGTCTTACGAATCGTACCTGGACGTATAAGCCGCCAGGAGCGAAGGACATACCCACTGATCTGCGTATCGAGCTGCTGCCCAAGAGTCCCAACAAGGCGGGCTTCATGAGGTCCAAGG CCACCGGAGAGCCAGCCATCTGTTTGTCCATCGCAGTCGCATTTGCCCTGCAGCAGGCCCTGCAATCAGCTCGCGATGACGCCGGCGTGCCCAAGTCTTGGGTTACCCTCACCGCCCCGATGACCCCCGAGCACCTGGTCCTCCACTCGGGCACCGAGCCCAGCCAGTTCAAGCTGAACTAG